A region from the Mycoplasmopsis phocirhinis genome encodes:
- the ybeY gene encoding rRNA maturation RNase YbeY, which produces MIEININIENGNSFNFEQEYRKILQNLQTYFNIKKKIILDVSIVDNKKIKKLNKKYRGKNYPTDILSFDFGNNDIYSNLPFLPIGELIISHEKVEQQALDFNHSLRREYCYLFAHGLIHLMGYDHESDEEKNQMDKIVDNIFEPLGITREE; this is translated from the coding sequence ATTGAAATTAATATTAATATTGAAAATGGAAATTCATTTAATTTTGAACAAGAATATAGAAAAATACTACAAAATTTACAAACGTATTTTAATATAAAAAAGAAAATAATATTAGATGTTTCAATTGTAGATAATAAAAAAATAAAAAAATTAAATAAAAAATATCGGGGTAAAAATTATCCTACTGATATTTTATCTTTTGATTTTGGCAATAATGATATTTATTCAAATTTACCGTTTTTGCCAATTGGAGAATTAATTATTAGCCATGAAAAAGTTGAACAACAGGCCTTAGATTTTAATCATTCTTTGCGCCGTGAATATTGTTATTTATTTGCTCATGGTTTAATTCATTTAATGGGTTATGATCATGAAAGTGATGAAGAAAAAAATCAAATGGATAAAATTGTAGATAATATTTTTGAACCTTTAGGTATTACTAGAGAGGAATAA
- the era gene encoding GTPase Era, whose protein sequence is MKVSIVSIIGRPNVGKSSLLNQILNYELAVVSNIAQTTRDQINGIYNEQDYQIVFVDTPGIHKPLNKLGEVLNKNAYDSLNDIDCILFLSPINENIGAGDINILEKLKHYNNKIAIISKIDLAKEPQQIAEKIKQLQTHGFEKILSVSTKKPNSIQMLIDELKKYTYEAEPYYSQDYITDKSMRFMAKEIIRVSAMKLLKDELPHSIAVEIVEFEENLEHNKINISANIYVKKSSQKGMLIGKNAQMIKQIGIDSRKRMTNLFNSPTNLNLKVKVADKWINNDKFLKKFGY, encoded by the coding sequence ATGAAAGTTAGTATAGTTTCTATTATCGGAAGGCCAAATGTAGGTAAATCGTCGTTGCTAAATCAAATATTGAATTATGAGCTTGCAGTTGTTTCTAATATAGCGCAAACAACACGCGATCAAATAAATGGAATATATAATGAACAAGATTATCAAATTGTTTTTGTTGATACACCAGGCATTCATAAACCATTAAATAAATTAGGTGAAGTTTTAAATAAAAATGCTTATGATTCACTAAATGATATTGATTGTATTTTATTTTTAAGTCCAATTAATGAAAATATTGGAGCAGGTGATATAAATATTCTAGAAAAATTAAAACATTATAATAATAAAATAGCTATTATTTCTAAAATTGATTTAGCTAAAGAACCACAACAAATTGCCGAAAAAATAAAGCAATTGCAAACACATGGTTTTGAAAAAATTTTAAGTGTATCAACAAAGAAACCAAACTCAATACAAATGTTAATTGATGAACTTAAAAAATATACATACGAAGCTGAACCTTATTATAGTCAAGATTACATTACTGATAAATCAATGCGATTTATGGCAAAAGAAATAATACGTGTCAGTGCGATGAAATTATTAAAAGATGAATTACCACACTCTATCGCAGTTGAAATAGTTGAATTTGAAGAAAATTTAGAACACAATAAAATTAATATATCAGCAAACATATATGTTAAAAAGTCTTCGCAAAAAGGTATGTTAATAGGTAAAAATGCACAAATGATTAAACAAATTGGCATTGATTCACGAAAAAGAATGACCAATTTATTTAATTCGCCAACAAATTTAAATTTAAAAGTTAAAGTAGCTGATAAATGAATAAATAATGATAAATTCCTGAAAAAATTCGGGTACTAG
- the cdd gene encoding cytidine deaminase gives MDVNKLKSYLNFSYCPWSNFRVAAIAVDEQGRHWPGVNVENAAFPSGLCAERSALFGSVANGAKVGTFKEIHIISSGAGVVSPCAGCRQVMTEFMSDDALVYLYSADGKTIKKFKLVELVPLPIRSEQIK, from the coding sequence ATGGATGTAAATAAATTAAAATCATACTTAAATTTTTCTTATTGTCCTTGATCAAATTTTAGAGTTGCGGCTATAGCTGTTGATGAACAAGGGCGACATTGACCAGGTGTTAACGTTGAAAATGCCGCATTTCCTTCAGGTTTATGTGCTGAAAGATCAGCACTATTTGGTTCAGTAGCCAATGGTGCTAAGGTGGGAACATTTAAAGAAATTCATATAATTTCGTCTGGTGCTGGTGTAGTTTCGCCCTGTGCTGGTTGTAGACAAGTAATGACTGAATTCATGAGTGATGACGCGTTAGTATATCTATATAGTGCTGATGGCAAAACTATTAAAAAATTTAAATTAGTTGAATTAGTGCCACTACCAATTAGAAGTGAGCAAATTAAATAA